The Nicotiana tabacum cultivar K326 chromosome 14, ASM71507v2, whole genome shotgun sequence genome contains a region encoding:
- the LOC107832722 gene encoding cyprosin-like: MEMKNLVASVVIWIWYITCGFGFNVYADDMVRIELKRRPLDLSSIRDATMYAKDLNRKLGNSDLNDQIIYLKSYRDVHYFAEIGIGSPPQRFIVVFDTASSYLWVPSSRCFFSIACYLRPRYKSRLSNTYTKIGKSCKIPFGTGSVHGFFSQDNLKVGDAILKQQVFTEVTREGYFTFLRARFDGVLGLGFQDTASRNVTPVWYNMLLQHMVTKSIFSFWLNRDPTSRIAGEILFGGMDWTHFRGQHTYVPVAQNGYWEIEIGDLFIGNNSTGLCKDGCQAIVDTGTSFIAGPTTILTQINHAIGAEGIVSLECKKVVSNYGDSIWERLISGIQPEKICNRIGLCTNNGSLGGSHEHRMGIRGGLCSSCEMIVFWIQVEIRKERSKEKAFQYANQLCETLPNPGGKSFINCDVFALPHITFTIGKKSFPLSPDQYVIRVDDSQGVHCISGFTTLNAHPRRPLWVLGDAFLRAYHTVFDFGNSQIGFAESA, encoded by the exons ATGgagatgaaaaatcttgttgcaTCAGTTGTAATATGGATATGGTATATAACCTGTGGTTTCGGCTTCAATGTATATGCTGATGATATGGTTAGGATTGAGCTAAAAAGGCGACCCTTGGACCTTTCTAGTATAAGGGATGCAACAATGTACGCTAAAGATCTCAATAGAAAATTGGGTAATTCTGATCTGAATGACCAGATAATTTACCTAAAAAGTTATCGTGATGTCCACTACTTTGCGGAGATTGGTATTGGTTCACCGCCCCAACGATTCATTGTTGTGTTTGATACTGCAAGTTCCTATCTTTGGGTCCCTTCTTCAAGATGCTTTTTCTCG ATTGCATGTTATCTTCGTCCCAGGTACAAATCAAGACTATCAAATACGTATACAAAAATTG GAAAGTCTTGCAAAATCCCTTTTGGCACTGGTTCAGTGCATGGATTCTTCAGCCAAGACAATTTGAAAGTTGGAGATGCTATCTTAAAGCAGCAG GTTTTCACTGAGGTAACACGGGAGGGATACTTCACATTCTTGCGTGCACGATTTGATGGAGTACTAGGGCTTGGATTTCAGGACACGGCTTCAAGGAATGTCACACCAGTATG GTATAACATGTTGCTTCAGCATATGGTTACCAAGTCAATCTTCTCATTCTGGCTAAATCGAGATCCTACGTCTAGGATAGCGGGTGAAATTCTCTTTGGAGGCATGGATTGGACTCACTTCAGGGGTCAGCATACATACGTACCAGTTGCTCAAAATGGTTATTGGGAG ATTGAGATAGGGGATCTTTTTATAGGAAACAATTCAACAG GTCTTTGTAAGGATGGATGTCAAGCTATTGTGGATACTGGAACATCTTTTATTGCTGGTCCAACT ACTATTTTAACTCAAATAAATCATGCCATCGGAGCTGAAGGAATTGTTAGTTTGGAATGCAAAAAAGTTGTCTCAAATTATGGGGATTCGATCTGGGAACGCTTGATATCAGGG ATACAACCGGAGAAGATTTGCAACAGAATTGGACTCTGTACAAATAATGGATCTTTAGGTGGAAG TCATGAACACCGAATGGGAATTCGAGGTGGTTTATGTTCTTCTTGTGAGATGATAGTGTTCTGGATACAAGTAGAGATTAGAAAAGAGAGATCAAAAGAAAAAGCTTTTCAATATGCCAATCAG CTGTGTGAGACGCTTCCGAATCCTGGGGGAAAGTCATTTATCAACTGTGATGTCTTTGCCCTGCCACATATAACATTTACCATTGGGAAAAAATCTTTTCCCCTTTCTCCAGATCAG TATGTTATCAGAGTTGATGACAGTCAAGGTGTCCACTGTATTAGTGGATTTACAACTTTAAACGCGCATCCGCGACGTCCCCTCTG GGTTCTTGGAGATGCATTCTTGAGAGCATATCACACAGTTTTCGACTTTGGCAATTCACAAATTGGATTTGCAGAAAGTGCTTAG